The Sphaerotilus montanus genome includes a window with the following:
- the mobC gene encoding plasmid mobilization relaxosome protein MobC, with protein MPAVPAADPLIPVPCRLPKSMAARFRTEADERGTSVSDVLRSYIKLDEAKPLGTVRPRKRVKSLAPVTAADPALLQALRLIGTNVNQIAHGLHAVRLLPGKRAVDATLLLAELSAMRGQLDRLAVQADPVPVPTS; from the coding sequence ATGCCCGCTGTGCCCGCCGCCGATCCGCTCATCCCCGTCCCCTGCCGCCTGCCAAAGTCCATGGCGGCCCGGTTTCGGACCGAGGCCGACGAACGTGGCACGTCTGTCTCTGACGTGCTGCGCTCGTACATCAAGCTTGACGAAGCCAAGCCGCTGGGCACCGTGCGGCCCCGCAAACGGGTGAAGTCGCTCGCTCCTGTCACTGCTGCCGACCCTGCGCTGCTGCAAGCCCTGCGCCTGATTGGTACCAATGTGAACCAGATCGCGCATGGCTTGCACGCAGTGCGCCTCCTGCCGGGCAAGCGAGCCGTGGATGCCACTCTGCTGCTGGCCGAGCTGTCTGCGATGCGCGGGCAGCTCGACCGGCTCGCCGTCCAGGCCGACCCCGTGCCCGTGCCGACGTCCTGA
- a CDS encoding ParB/RepB/Spo0J family partition protein, whose product MEPRKMNVKPSGLLGADQKAERERRLAMAVGRLPSFAAAATPPSEVARDEPAAPTGSSSTQVIDPKLIVRSRWANRHQANFSGEEFGQLREEIRQAGGNVQAIKVRPLRSPVSAVQPGEVVPRYEIVFGHRRHEACLLEGLPVLAVVADVDDRTLFIEMDRENRSRKDLTAWEQGVMYLKALDTGLFPSKRALASALGVDHSALAKAVTLAELPQAIIDAFSSPLDLQFRWGQPLAAIFAADPDTVLARAAMLKEHRGKMNARSIFEQLINGKDVKSDANMPAEPIKIDQGGKRADISMTAKGGAVVNIAPGSIGPERLKDLAELVTKFLAGM is encoded by the coding sequence ATGGAACCCAGAAAAATGAATGTCAAGCCTTCAGGACTACTTGGAGCAGATCAGAAAGCTGAGCGAGAGCGGCGTCTGGCCATGGCTGTAGGGCGATTGCCTTCGTTTGCTGCCGCTGCAACCCCACCCTCCGAGGTCGCAAGGGATGAGCCTGCAGCACCTACTGGCAGTAGTTCGACGCAAGTCATCGATCCCAAGTTGATTGTTCGCAGTCGCTGGGCAAATCGACACCAGGCGAACTTCAGTGGAGAGGAGTTCGGTCAACTGCGTGAGGAAATTCGCCAGGCAGGTGGGAATGTTCAGGCGATCAAAGTGAGACCACTGCGCTCTCCTGTGAGCGCCGTGCAGCCTGGTGAGGTCGTGCCCAGATACGAAATTGTGTTCGGCCATCGCCGCCACGAGGCGTGCCTGCTGGAAGGTCTTCCTGTACTCGCCGTCGTGGCTGATGTAGATGACCGCACCTTGTTCATCGAGATGGACAGAGAAAACCGCTCTCGAAAGGATCTGACTGCTTGGGAGCAAGGGGTGATGTACCTCAAGGCGCTGGACACGGGGCTGTTCCCATCCAAACGGGCATTGGCCAGCGCACTGGGTGTTGATCACAGTGCCTTGGCTAAGGCGGTGACTTTGGCTGAGCTTCCTCAGGCCATCATCGACGCATTCTCTTCGCCATTGGATCTGCAGTTCCGATGGGGCCAACCTCTAGCAGCAATCTTTGCCGCTGATCCAGACACAGTGCTGGCGCGCGCAGCAATGTTGAAAGAGCATCGCGGCAAGATGAACGCGCGGAGCATTTTCGAGCAGTTGATCAACGGTAAGGACGTGAAGTCTGATGCCAACATGCCTGCTGAGCCGATCAAGATCGATCAAGGCGGTAAGCGTGCTGATATCTCCATGACCGCCAAGGGGGGCGCTGTGGTCAACATTGCACCAGGATCAATTGGGCCAGAGCGCCTGAAGGACCTTGCGGAACTGGTGACTAAGTTCCTGGCTGGAATGTGA
- a CDS encoding metallophosphoesterase, with amino-acid sequence MKLLILSDLHLEFQARASSRVNVAGNVPGTFAFNVAFNVADDFDAVVLAGDIQAPGHRGVAWAAAEPAFAGKPVFYVPGNHEYYGQVWDKELAAMRAAAQGTNVQVLDRDMVTLVSGVGSDAGKDQEPVRVLGATLWTDFKLKVLGADGQWRRDARLAAAEAGVGLNDFSVIRVQRSAPESGVRRLRPLDTVQWHHAARQWLLARLAEPWAGRTVVVTHHAPHPGSLAGCFERSGLSPAFVNDLPAACFQGVDLWVHGHTHDSFDYPVDRAGGGTCRVVCNPRGYVRWDGALENRAFEPARVVTV; translated from the coding sequence ATGAAACTACTGATCCTGTCGGACCTGCACCTGGAGTTCCAGGCGAGGGCGTCATCACGGGTCAATGTCGCTGGCAATGTTCCGGGGACTTTCGCATTCAATGTCGCATTCAATGTCGCGGACGACTTCGATGCGGTGGTGCTGGCCGGGGACATCCAGGCGCCGGGGCACCGGGGTGTGGCCTGGGCGGCGGCAGAGCCGGCGTTCGCAGGCAAACCGGTGTTCTACGTGCCGGGCAACCACGAGTATTACGGACAGGTGTGGGACAAGGAGCTGGCGGCGATGCGCGCCGCGGCGCAGGGCACGAACGTGCAGGTGCTGGACCGGGACATGGTGACGCTCGTGTCTGGCGTGGGATCAGATGCAGGAAAGGACCAGGAGCCGGTGCGGGTGCTCGGGGCGACGCTGTGGACGGATTTCAAGCTGAAGGTGCTGGGCGCGGACGGTCAGTGGCGGCGGGACGCGCGGCTGGCGGCGGCCGAGGCCGGGGTGGGGCTGAACGATTTCAGCGTCATCCGGGTGCAGCGCTCGGCGCCGGAGTCGGGCGTGCGGCGGCTGCGGCCGCTGGACACGGTGCAGTGGCACCACGCCGCGCGGCAGTGGCTGCTCGCCCGGCTGGCCGAACCCTGGGCCGGGCGGACCGTGGTGGTCACGCACCATGCGCCGCACCCGGGGTCGCTGGCGGGATGTTTCGAGCGCAGCGGGCTGAGCCCGGCGTTCGTGAATGACTTGCCCGCGGCGTGTTTCCAGGGCGTCGACTTGTGGGTGCATGGGCACACGCATGACAGCTTCGACTACCCAGTAGACCGGGCGGGCGGCGGGACGTGCCGGGTGGTGTGCAATCCGCGGGGTTACGTGCGCTGGGACGGGGCATTGGAGAACCGGGCGTTCGAGCCGGCAAGGGTGGTGACGGTGTGA
- a CDS encoding helix-turn-helix domain-containing protein yields MSATESPSPSARAAAPAAVPAKTPATVPGTLSATAPGVARRLLALNLVRLRAQRGWSQEALAHESGLHRTFIAHVERQVRNASIDNVERLADALGVSVAAMFQPPPDPPAG; encoded by the coding sequence GTGTCTGCCACCGAATCCCCTTCCCCCTCCGCCCGGGCCGCGGCTCCTGCTGCGGTTCCTGCCAAGACGCCTGCAACAGTCCCTGGCACGCTGTCCGCCACGGCCCCCGGCGTCGCCCGGCGCCTGCTGGCCCTCAACCTCGTGCGCCTGCGCGCCCAGCGCGGCTGGTCACAGGAAGCCCTCGCGCACGAGTCCGGGCTGCACCGCACCTTCATCGCCCACGTCGAGCGCCAGGTGCGCAACGCCTCCATCGACAACGTCGAACGCCTGGCCGATGCGCTGGGCGTGTCGGTGGCGGCGATGTTCCAGCCACCGCCGGATCCGCCTGCGGGCTGA
- a CDS encoding DUF4113 domain-containing protein, producing MAARDWPLTQGSGSTGPRTPTRSFGQPVTTLTPLIEAVSEFTSRAAVRLRAQDSAAGAVLVFIRTSPFRKSPQYSRSVVVPLAHPTQDTARLVGAALHGLRSIYQSGYALAKAGVMLVQLQTCLPRDAQAGTPAGSVATSVRQGEFDFESTGSQRGAGHLMKALDAVNARWGRGTLQIASAQARVPRHDEVATQWTGKQERRTPAYTTCWSEMPVVRA from the coding sequence ATGGCTGCACGCGATTGGCCTCTTACGCAAGGATCCGGTTCCACTGGACCTCGGACCCCTACCCGCTCGTTCGGTCAGCCGGTCACGACGCTGACACCGCTGATCGAGGCCGTGAGCGAGTTCACCAGCCGAGCGGCGGTGCGGCTGCGGGCACAGGACAGCGCGGCCGGGGCGGTGCTGGTGTTCATCCGCACGAGTCCGTTCCGGAAGTCGCCGCAGTATTCGCGCTCGGTGGTGGTGCCGCTGGCGCATCCCACCCAGGACACGGCCAGGCTGGTGGGCGCGGCCCTGCACGGTCTGCGCTCGATCTACCAGAGCGGGTATGCGCTGGCCAAGGCCGGCGTGATGCTGGTGCAGTTGCAGACCTGTCTGCCCCGTGACGCGCAGGCAGGCACCCCCGCGGGGTCAGTGGCAACCTCGGTGCGGCAAGGCGAGTTCGATTTCGAGTCCACGGGCAGCCAACGGGGCGCCGGCCACTTGATGAAAGCCCTCGACGCGGTCAACGCGCGCTGGGGGCGCGGCACTCTGCAGATCGCGAGTGCGCAGGCTCGGGTGCCTCGGCACGATGAGGTGGCCACCCAGTGGACCGGCAAGCAGGAGCGTAGGACCCCGGCTTACACGACGTGCTGGTCCGAGATGCCGGTCGTGCGGGCCTGA
- a CDS encoding ParA family protein, giving the protein MSDDTIEFSDAIAQPGMGPPRGAIKLKLAMELSRWAGSAQSFRAFFPAPTKGEGSYHNVYTPLQIREARLRMMGIEQEPWRPIDLMPPIIYCRMAKGGVGKTTIAANIASCMAMQGHRVLMIDADPQASLTSMFGIDWTSEKIRHIGHALRDHEQGYPVIFDETIIRPIYPDGMLDLLASDITLANIESWLSTVMNREAVVERLFKAYVELWSAYDVIVIDSAPGSSQLSNALMYAAKRVLAVVMLDGQSIKAMEVLAHNIHELNRAYPDLKASVHLVANGFDARQTTCQASLEILRAAYPGMIDPCIIPRYASFARQVSLYSDAESGPILEREPNSPAAKAIIDLTRSLIGFFDVKLAEQIPVVPDSTRARRKG; this is encoded by the coding sequence ATGTCTGATGACACCATCGAATTTTCCGACGCGATAGCCCAGCCCGGTATGGGGCCTCCGCGAGGCGCGATCAAGCTGAAACTGGCCATGGAGTTGAGCCGTTGGGCTGGCTCTGCACAGTCTTTTCGGGCTTTTTTCCCTGCGCCCACCAAGGGGGAAGGGTCGTATCACAACGTCTACACCCCGCTGCAGATACGTGAGGCAAGGCTGCGCATGATGGGAATCGAGCAGGAGCCTTGGCGTCCGATTGACCTGATGCCGCCGATCATCTACTGCCGGATGGCCAAAGGTGGTGTTGGCAAGACAACCATCGCAGCGAACATTGCATCCTGCATGGCGATGCAGGGCCACCGAGTGTTGATGATTGATGCAGACCCTCAAGCGTCGTTGACCAGCATGTTCGGTATCGACTGGACCTCCGAAAAGATCCGGCACATCGGCCATGCCCTGCGCGACCATGAGCAGGGCTACCCCGTCATCTTTGACGAAACGATCATTCGCCCGATTTATCCGGACGGCATGCTCGACCTCCTGGCAAGCGACATCACGCTGGCCAACATCGAGTCATGGTTGTCCACGGTGATGAACCGAGAAGCCGTGGTCGAGCGGCTGTTCAAAGCCTATGTCGAGTTGTGGTCTGCCTACGATGTGATCGTGATTGACTCTGCCCCGGGGTCTTCTCAACTCAGCAATGCGTTGATGTACGCGGCCAAGCGTGTACTGGCTGTGGTCATGCTGGATGGTCAATCCATCAAGGCGATGGAAGTGCTGGCCCACAACATTCACGAACTGAATCGTGCCTATCCTGATCTCAAGGCATCAGTTCACCTGGTTGCCAACGGATTCGATGCGCGTCAGACGACTTGCCAAGCGTCACTTGAGATCTTGCGTGCAGCCTACCCTGGGATGATCGATCCTTGCATCATTCCTCGGTACGCCTCATTTGCTCGTCAGGTGTCGCTCTACAGCGATGCCGAGAGCGGTCCTATCCTGGAGCGCGAACCTAACTCTCCTGCGGCCAAAGCCATCATCGATCTGACCCGCTCTCTGATTGGGTTCTTTGATGTCAAGTTGGCGGAACAGATCCCGGTTGTTCCGGACTCCACTCGTGCTCGCAGGAAGGGCTGA
- a CDS encoding metallophosphoesterase family protein: MNAPRKAEGQAGEPADAGTASRVAAPGAIWLCGDVHGRFEHLIGAVLQPPQGQRPAAIVLLGDVQAARPLELELAAILPHTEVWFIHGNHDTDSDADHDHLFGSALAHRNLHGRVVEVAGVRIAGLGGVFRGQGSGLEPAESLAVRDRPGIHGMGRAGQPLARGLAPAAPQHDLPGGGAGAWSAAGRGACHARIAECASARVCGDRRVSPGPGGAAGVPWAPA; this comes from the coding sequence ATGAATGCGCCACGCAAGGCGGAAGGGCAGGCAGGAGAACCAGCCGACGCCGGCACGGCCAGCCGGGTCGCAGCGCCGGGGGCGATCTGGCTGTGCGGGGATGTGCATGGTCGCTTCGAGCACCTGATCGGCGCTGTGCTGCAGCCACCCCAGGGACAACGGCCGGCGGCGATCGTGCTGCTGGGCGATGTGCAGGCGGCTCGGCCGCTGGAGCTTGAACTCGCCGCCATCCTCCCGCATACCGAGGTGTGGTTCATCCACGGCAACCACGACACCGACTCAGACGCGGACCACGACCACCTGTTCGGCTCGGCGCTGGCGCACCGGAACCTGCATGGCCGGGTGGTCGAGGTCGCCGGGGTGCGCATCGCAGGACTGGGCGGGGTGTTCAGGGGTCAGGGGTCAGGTCTGGAGCCCGCCGAATCCTTGGCAGTTCGAGACCGCCCGGGCATACACGGCATGGGCCGGGCGGGGCAACCGCTGGCGCGGGGGCTTGCCCCGGCGGCACCGCAGCACGATCTTCCCGGCGGAGGTGCAGGCGCTTGGTCGGCAGCGGGCCGAGGTGCTTGTCACGCACGAATCGCCGAGTGCGCATCCGCACGGGTTTGCGGTGATCGACGAGTTAGCCCGGGGCCTGGGGGTGCGGCGGGCGTTCCATGGGCACCAGCATGA
- a CDS encoding replication initiation protein, whose translation MSMAKSPLTEEPTIVRKANPAIAIRPTTGKLTIISRRIYNLLLYHAQQQGIASEEYSLPLAYIVGQISSSENNASIKARLREMASTTIEWNSNPTGQPEDQEWNIASLLAAKITPARQGKPITLTWSYAPGVRRQLVEPKQYTRLLLQISTQLSLYSAAVLLEIGFQYLTSPGQLTMRESVDWWAAVLKGQPLKKPVDYRFFKRDTLMPGLREVNESQSEFELEMLEHRVGRKVLDLQFRIHRKKPSSSSKTRSNSTLDGMAPEAVPEPVNLELFETLIGMGLRDVDADALLDSEDHDRIQKAVQYTKARQGKVDSPAAYLRTAIKHGYADADAQRDEEKPDAAVDSGQISEISTAARLVADQMAQEALRREYERSLIAKARQEYGALPDEAQADLRSQFGRLLSTARDQQSWERIGITSPPLSARFFGWIAHQGDRWNINEEQLRLWAEQKTT comes from the coding sequence GTGAGCATGGCCAAATCACCACTCACAGAAGAGCCCACCATCGTTCGGAAAGCGAACCCGGCCATTGCGATCAGGCCCACGACGGGCAAGCTGACAATCATTTCTCGACGCATTTACAACTTGTTGCTGTATCACGCACAACAGCAGGGCATCGCCTCAGAGGAGTACAGCCTGCCGCTGGCTTACATCGTCGGGCAGATCAGTTCGAGTGAGAACAACGCGTCGATCAAGGCACGGCTGAGAGAGATGGCGTCCACGACCATCGAATGGAACTCGAATCCCACTGGCCAACCTGAAGATCAGGAATGGAACATCGCGAGCCTGCTAGCTGCGAAGATCACGCCAGCCCGTCAAGGCAAGCCGATCACCCTAACTTGGTCGTATGCGCCGGGTGTGCGGCGCCAGTTAGTCGAGCCCAAGCAGTACACCCGGTTGCTGCTGCAGATCAGCACGCAACTCAGCCTGTACAGCGCTGCCGTTCTGCTGGAGATTGGCTTCCAGTACCTGACATCTCCCGGACAGCTCACGATGCGAGAGTCCGTGGATTGGTGGGCTGCCGTGCTGAAGGGACAGCCACTGAAGAAGCCCGTGGACTATCGATTTTTCAAGCGTGACACGCTGATGCCAGGGCTTCGGGAAGTCAATGAGTCCCAGTCCGAGTTCGAGCTGGAGATGCTAGAGCACCGTGTTGGCCGAAAAGTCCTTGATCTGCAGTTCCGAATTCACCGCAAAAAGCCTTCTTCGAGTTCAAAGACCCGAAGCAACTCGACGCTGGATGGTATGGCACCAGAAGCTGTGCCAGAGCCCGTAAATCTCGAATTGTTCGAGACACTCATCGGGATGGGGCTGCGTGATGTCGACGCTGACGCACTGCTCGATTCCGAAGACCATGATCGAATTCAGAAGGCTGTCCAGTACACGAAAGCGCGTCAGGGTAAGGTCGACTCCCCGGCAGCCTACCTGCGCACAGCGATCAAGCACGGGTATGCGGACGCGGACGCACAGCGCGATGAAGAAAAGCCCGACGCTGCAGTCGATTCTGGACAGATATCCGAGATCTCAACAGCCGCTCGGCTTGTCGCCGATCAGATGGCCCAGGAGGCCCTGCGGCGCGAATACGAGCGCAGCCTGATCGCCAAGGCCCGGCAGGAGTACGGCGCCCTGCCGGACGAGGCTCAAGCAGACCTTCGCAGCCAGTTCGGCAGGCTGCTCAGCACGGCGCGAGATCAACAGTCCTGGGAGCGGATAGGCATCACCTCGCCGCCCCTGTCCGCACGGTTCTTCGGCTGGATCGCTCACCAGGGTGATCGATGGAACATCAACGAAGAGCAGCTCCGCCTATGGGCAGAGCAGAAGACAACCTGA
- a CDS encoding Mu transposase domain-containing protein, translated as MHPWVLSERLAVTVGKTPYVHFDLNDYSGPHTLVRRALAVLADEHTVRILDGTTEVARHPRSWSRAEQIEQDSHVKVLVAHKRQARAQRDAAAAQAVNGISRFPGASP; from the coding sequence GTGCATCCGTGGGTCCTGAGCGAGCGCCTGGCTGTCACGGTGGGCAAGACGCCCTACGTGCACTTCGACCTCAACGACTACTCGGGGCCGCACACGCTGGTGCGTCGCGCGCTGGCGGTGCTGGCCGACGAGCACACGGTGCGTATCCTCGACGGTACCACCGAGGTTGCCCGTCACCCGCGAAGCTGGAGCCGGGCCGAGCAGATCGAGCAGGACAGCCACGTCAAGGTGCTGGTCGCCCACAAGCGTCAGGCCCGCGCGCAGCGCGACGCCGCCGCGGCGCAGGCTGTCAACGGCATTTCAAGATTCCCCGGAGCGTCCCCATGA
- a CDS encoding AAA family ATPase — translation MLASAEGLTGAALSAADALRLALDERHARLDRLDALDRCLDWLPVVMPESRALERLGEELLAAVEPALQGARHRELQLKASVAQMGIQWRDLRSEGWDTDNPTGLTEWLGTQEADWLRQAVVPLMRLCWREPLDEQLHDTEDAAALIRLLRLYVLLHLDMSLDHPAQPMLNACAGVLGLWAEVEQRLPQLPTRPGGPAALYATHGNAEQNAQDAQDAQDEVSGAARPPDPDAALQALLQDSRQARQQATCQVAGHTDIITAAQRSAASSSTLSSTPSSSGASPSPSPSAPPSVSTRAPPPVPKSLATEAAITAAREASIAASKSALAAHEAALAERYAPAALEALRPHTQWQVISESIPEMRDKDDRLTLASYEGLRVPLPLVLLPTVAELEARITQLHGEFPWASRAIEVAAGEMLARRRLGAVSFAWAPILLVGPPGTGKTRLARRLAEVMGLAFLPLGVGGSSDSRLLTGTSRGWASGDPSPIVRTLRDRRLAQILVLLDEVDKCSTRSSTHTVNAAPIQATLLGLLEPESSRNWIDGYLQVPCDLSKLLYVATANRLGTIEAALMSRLQPVLVPTPERQHYPMIIAQVVRDVASDWGLPVEVMPTLDVSGLARAAGSVRELVRLVRREIVREVSVSGAPH, via the coding sequence ATGCTGGCCAGTGCTGAGGGTCTGACCGGCGCGGCGCTGTCCGCTGCCGACGCGCTGCGCCTCGCACTGGACGAGCGACACGCTCGCCTGGACCGGCTGGACGCACTGGACCGCTGCCTGGACTGGCTACCGGTGGTGATGCCCGAGTCTCGGGCGCTGGAGCGGCTGGGCGAGGAACTTCTGGCCGCGGTCGAACCCGCGCTGCAGGGGGCCAGGCACCGCGAGTTGCAGCTCAAGGCGTCTGTTGCGCAGATGGGCATCCAGTGGCGCGACCTGCGCAGCGAAGGCTGGGACACCGACAACCCGACCGGTCTGACCGAGTGGCTGGGCACCCAGGAGGCGGACTGGCTTCGCCAGGCGGTGGTGCCGCTCATGAGGTTGTGCTGGCGCGAACCGCTCGACGAGCAGTTGCACGACACCGAGGACGCGGCGGCGCTGATCCGGTTGCTGCGCCTGTATGTGCTGCTGCACCTGGACATGTCGCTGGACCACCCGGCGCAGCCGATGCTCAATGCGTGTGCGGGGGTGCTGGGGTTGTGGGCCGAGGTCGAGCAGCGGCTGCCGCAGTTACCGACCCGCCCTGGGGGGCCTGCGGCGCTGTACGCGACGCATGGGAATGCCGAACAGAACGCTCAGGACGCTCAGGACGCCCAAGATGAAGTGTCTGGTGCGGCGCGGCCTCCTGATCCTGACGCTGCGCTCCAGGCCCTGCTGCAAGACAGCCGGCAAGCGCGTCAGCAGGCTACCTGCCAGGTGGCCGGTCACACCGACATCATCACCGCGGCGCAGCGTTCGGCGGCCTCCTCATCGACGCTGTCGTCCACACCTTCATCCTCAGGCGCCTCCCCAAGCCCGTCTCCCAGCGCCCCTCCAAGCGTTTCCACACGCGCGCCTCCTCCCGTGCCGAAGTCACTGGCGACAGAAGCGGCGATCACGGCCGCGCGGGAGGCGTCGATCGCCGCGTCGAAGAGCGCCCTGGCCGCGCACGAGGCTGCGCTGGCCGAGCGGTATGCACCGGCGGCGCTGGAGGCGTTGCGCCCGCACACCCAGTGGCAGGTGATCAGCGAGTCGATCCCGGAGATGCGCGACAAGGATGACCGGCTGACGCTGGCCTCGTACGAGGGGTTGCGGGTGCCGCTGCCGCTGGTGCTGCTGCCGACGGTGGCCGAGCTGGAAGCGCGCATCACGCAGTTGCACGGAGAGTTTCCGTGGGCGAGCCGGGCGATCGAGGTCGCGGCCGGCGAGATGTTGGCGCGGCGCAGGCTGGGGGCAGTGAGCTTTGCGTGGGCGCCGATCCTGCTGGTGGGCCCGCCAGGCACGGGCAAGACCCGGCTGGCGCGGCGACTGGCCGAGGTCATGGGGCTGGCGTTCCTGCCGCTGGGCGTCGGAGGCAGCAGCGACAGCCGACTGCTGACCGGTACGAGCCGGGGCTGGGCCAGCGGGGATCCGTCGCCGATCGTGCGCACGCTGCGCGACCGGCGTCTGGCGCAGATCCTGGTGCTGCTGGACGAGGTGGACAAGTGCAGCACCCGCAGCAGCACCCACACCGTGAATGCAGCGCCGATCCAGGCCACCCTGCTCGGGCTGCTGGAGCCGGAATCCAGCCGGAACTGGATCGACGGCTACTTGCAGGTGCCATGTGACCTGAGCAAGCTGCTGTATGTCGCGACCGCGAATCGGCTGGGCACGATCGAGGCGGCGTTGATGTCGCGGCTGCAGCCGGTGCTGGTGCCGACACCAGAGCGGCAGCACTACCCGATGATCATCGCGCAGGTGGTGCGGGACGTGGCCAGCGACTGGGGGCTGCCGGTCGAGGTGATGCCGACGCTGGATGTGTCGGGCCTGGCGCGGGCAGCGGGCTCGGTGCGGGAACTCGTGCGGCTGGTCCGGCGGGAGATCGTGCGCGAGGTGTCGGTGTCGGGCGCGCCGCATTGA
- a CDS encoding H-NS histone family protein, with protein MALSNLIAQREALERQQAELSKAIAEAQMHARREVIAQIKQLMAEHGLVAADLAESGRGKRGPKPSLADAPAPGRSKVAAKYRDPNTGETWSGRGLMPKWLRAAVDAGHSRDEFAV; from the coding sequence ATGGCACTGTCGAATCTGATCGCGCAGCGCGAGGCGCTGGAGCGGCAACAGGCCGAACTGTCCAAGGCCATTGCCGAGGCGCAGATGCATGCGCGTCGCGAGGTGATCGCCCAGATCAAGCAACTGATGGCCGAGCATGGCCTGGTGGCGGCGGATCTGGCCGAGTCGGGCCGCGGCAAGCGGGGCCCCAAGCCCTCGCTGGCGGATGCGCCCGCTCCGGGCAGATCCAAGGTCGCCGCGAAGTACCGTGACCCGAATACAGGGGAAACGTGGAGCGGACGGGGGCTGATGCCCAAGTGGCTGCGCGCGGCGGTCGATGCCGGCCACAGCCGCGACGAGTTCGCGGTGTGA
- a CDS encoding IS630 family transposase (programmed frameshift) — protein sequence MEKYTVTLSAEEAEQLQALVAKGTHAAAKMVNALILLNCDESQARGRRRSSQEIAEVLQVSPRKIDRLKRRFVEDGLEVALRGVPSQWEYEHKIDGEVEAHLIALSCSVPPSGHARWSLRLLADRAVELELVEAVSHETVRRALKKNELKPWRKVGWVIAPEASAEFVASMERVLDVYKRPLDTRRPVVCMDETPRQLIGQTREPIAAAPGQPGREDYEYRRLGTCNVFMACEPLAGTRMTQVTERRTKRDWALFVEAIAAHYPEAERITLVMDNLNTHTPAALYETFRPAEAKALWDRFEFVHTPKHGRWLNMAEIEINVMVRECLNRRIGDIETVRREVAAWQAHRDQRHARIDWQFTTETARVKLRRPYPSIEV from the exons ATGGAAAAGTACACCGTGACACTGAGCGCCGAAGAGGCCGAACAACTGCAGGCGCTGGTGGCCAAGGGCACGCACGCGGCGGCCAAGATGGTCAACGCGCTGATCTTGCTGAACTGCGACGAGTCGCAGGCCCGAGGGCGAAGACGCAGCAGTCAGGAGATCGCCGAGGTTCTGCAGGTCAGCCCGCGCAAGATCGACCGGCTCAAGCGGCGCTTCGTGGAGGACGGGCTGGAGGTGGCGCTCAGGGGCGTGCCAAGCCAGTGGGAGTACGAACACAAGATCGACGGCGAGGTGGAGGCGCACCTGATCGCGCTGAGTTGCTCGGTGCCGCCGAGCGGACACGCGCGCTGGTCGCTGCGGCTGCTGGCCGATCGGGCGGTGGAGCTGGAACTGGTAGAGGCCGTCTCGCACGAGACGGTGCGGCGGGCGTTGA AAAAAAACGAACTCAAGCCGTGGCGCAAGGTGGGCTGGGTGATCGCCCCCGAGGCCAGCGCGGAGTTCGTGGCCAGCATGGAGCGGGTGCTGGATGTGTACAAGCGGCCCCTGGACACCCGGCGTCCGGTGGTGTGCATGGACGAGACACCGCGCCAGCTCATTGGCCAGACCCGCGAGCCGATTGCGGCCGCACCCGGTCAGCCCGGGCGAGAGGACTACGAGTACCGGCGTCTGGGCACCTGTAACGTCTTCATGGCGTGCGAGCCGCTGGCCGGCACCCGCATGACGCAGGTCACCGAGCGCAGGACCAAGCGCGACTGGGCGTTGTTCGTCGAGGCCATTGCCGCGCACTACCCCGAGGCCGAGCGCATCACGCTGGTGATGGACAACCTCAACACCCACACCCCGGCGGCGCTGTACGAGACATTCCGGCCGGCCGAGGCCAAGGCGCTGTGGGACCGCTTCGAGTTCGTCCACACACCCAAGCACGGGAGATGGCTCAACATGGCCGAGATCGAGATCAACGTGATGGTGCGGGAGTGCTTGAACCGACGCATCGGCGACATCGAGACCGTGCGCCGCGAGGTCGCTGCCTGGCAGGCACACCGCGATCAGCGCCACGCCAGGATCGACTGGCAGTTCACCACCGAGACGGCTCGGGTCAAGCTTCGGCGGCCTTATCCGTCAATCGAGGTGTGA